The genomic region ACCGGATCTTACCGTTGATCTTGGTAATCCGGATTATGAAATATTCGTGGAAGTGAGGGATTTCGGCGGTCTTGTCTATGATGCCCGCATAAAAGGGCCGGGAGGTCTTCCCTGGGGAACACAGGGACGGGCGCTTGTTCTCCTCTCATCCGGGATCGACTCTCCTGTGGCTTCATGGCTGATGATGAAGCGGGGGTGCGAGATCACCCACCTGTATCTCGATGCCGGCCGATGGGCGGGAGCGGATGTCACTGAAGCGGCAATCGATAATCACCGGAAACTCTCGCTCTGGTGCCCGGGCAATCCGCTTCCTATGGTGATTGCAAAGAACGAGCAGCTCTTTGACGAGATGAGCCGGCTCAAGGTTCCGCCGCGGTACCGCTGCGTAATCTGCAAACGGTTCATGCAGCGGGTGGCCGGGGCACTGATGGCAAAAGAAGGAGCGCAGGCAATCGTAACCGGGGAGAATCTCGGCCAGGTTGCGTCCCAGACCTTAGCCAACCTCTCGGTGATCTCTGATGCAGTTACGGTACCGGTTCTGCGCCCGCTCATAACGTACGACAAGGAAGAGACAATCACCCTTGCCCGCAGGATCGGGACTTTTGACGCAAAACCCGGGGATCTTGCCTGCCGGGCAGTCCCGAAGATGCCGGCAACTGCAGCGGTTGTTGAAGATGTCAGGACCTATGAAGAGCAGCTGGCGATTGGGGATCTGGTAAATCTGGCGTGTTCGGATCTGCGTTTTGTAACGGCACTAAACGGCAGTATTCCCTGATAACTTTTCAGAGCAGGTCCTGCGCAGTCCTGATGATCGTCCGGAGGGCTTTTACCCGGGCAAATCCCTTGTCATTGGATTCGACCACCGTCCAGGGAGCAGCCTCCGTACTTGTCCGGGCCAGCATCTCATCCACCGCTTCTTCGTACTGGTCCCATTTTTCCCGGTTCCTCCAGTCCTCGTCAGTTATCTTGTATGTCTTGAGAGGATCGTCTGCGCGCTGCTGGAATCGCTTGAGCTGCTCGTCCTTGCTGATCTCAAGCCAGAATTTTACAATCCCCCCGCCGGATGAATAGATGAAATCTTCTTCCATCTCATTGATCTCCTGGTAAGCCCGCTGCCAGTCGGTTTCAGAACAGTACCCCTCCACCCGTTCAACCAGAACTCTTCCGTACCAGCTCCGGTCGAAGATGGCAATATCCCCGCCGGTGGGAAAATGCTTGATGAATCTCCTCAGGTAGTGGTACTGCTGTTCGTACCCCGTAGGCGCAGATATTGGGACAACATAATAGCCCAGCGGGTTCATGTACCGGGTCACCCGTGTGATGTTTCCCCCTTTTCCCGCCGCATCCCACCCCTCGTACGCTATCATCAGAGGGATTTTCCGCTTGAAGAGGAGGTAATGCAGTTCAAGCATCTCGATCTGGAGATTGCTGAGCATCTGGTGACATTCGTCTTTGGTATATTCTTCGCCCGGAGATGCCCTTCGCTCAACAAGAGTCTTCTTCGGTTTTGCAGGTTCCTTCTGCCGGCCCTTCCTGGGTTTGGCATCTGTTGCCGTGTCAATATTCTTTTCCAGGTTTTTTACCAGGGTAGAAAAGATCTTTAATATTGCATACCTGCGATCGGTTGCCTCGACAAGGGTCCACGGGGCATTTTCTGATTCGGTTTTTTCAATGAATTCATCGATAAGGGGAAGCGAGTCATCGTAATGCCGGTGAACGTTCCAGATGGATGGTGTAACGAGCCATGCAGTCAGGGGATTTCTTTCCCGCTCCTCAAGCCGCAGTTTCTGTTCCTCCTTGGATATATGCAGGAAAAATTTTATGAGTATCGTTCCATTGTCATACAGCAGTCGTTCGAAGCTGTTGATCTGTTTTGCCCTTCCCTTCAGGGATTTCTGCCAGGTATGTTTCTGAAGCTCTTCAGAGATTGCTCTGCTGTACCAGCTCCTGGCAAAGATGGCGATCCGGCCCCGGGGAGGAGTCCTTAACCAGAACCGCCAGAGGAACTGGTGGGCTCGTTCTTCTTCCGTTGGTTTCTCGATGGCATGGAGGGCAAAACCGCGGGGATCCAGTGCCTGGATGATCTCGTGCACGGCCATGGTTATGCCGGCTGCATTCCAGCCCTCAATGACAATAATGGTGGGGATATTCCGGTCGCGGAGTGTCCTCTGGAGAATGCCCATGCGCTCTTTTAAATCTTCGAGTGATTTCTCGTACGTACTCTCATTTGCAGCTTTCGAAAGATCCAATTTTTCAAGCATCCTGTATCTGCCCCCGGGACATTCAGACCGATCTGATACCGTTCAATCGATTCATAGCTGATTGCGGTTAAAAATGTTACCTGCCATTGGCGCCAAGGATCCCGGGTTCTGTAACCGCATCGATGATATGATTGAAAAAAAGAATTGGATTCCCGACTCCGTCACATTCCTGTAGATGAATGCGGGGTAACCCCGTTACTCCGTCAGGGAATCAGGCAACCGGAAGATTGTTTTCCCGCGCGATCTCAACAAATGCATTGCCAAGATATTCTGCCTGCTTCCGTGTCGTGCCGTACGTGTTGAACTTCCAGACTTTTGTCGCGCCGGGGATGACGCCAGTTATCCCTTTCTCCTCAAGCGCACTCTGGAGATAGTACCCGCGTTTCTTGTGAGTCTCTGCGATCTTGTCGAACGACTCGATCGTATTGATCCGGGTCATCGTATGCTTCCGCGGGTATTCCGAGAGGCACTTCGTTCCTTCGATCGAGAGAAGTGCATCCATGACGATCTGGTGGTTTGCAAGTTCTTTGTCGAAATGTTTCACCCGTTCTTTGACATGAGGGAATGAGGCCATCATGCCAACAAGTGTCACGCCCATCAGCGTGCAGCCCATCATCTCGGGTTCCTTGATCCCGAACTTGCGGTTCGTTACATCGCCGACAATCGCGGTTGTCCGGAACACTTCTTTCTCGCGCTCTGCGGTTGCGGCCAGGATGCCGGACGGTGCCGGGGCTGCCATACTCTTGTGACCGGAACCGACAACGAAATCGACCCCGAGATCCTTGCCATTGACCGGAAGAATGCCGACTGTGTAGGCGCCGTTGTAGACCACCGGGATGTCGTACTGGTGGGCAACCTTTGCGATTTTGGCAACATCATGCATATTGCCGTACTGGTAGTCGACATGGTCGATGAAGGCGAGGACCGGCGCCCGGCCAAATTCTTTTTTTATGGCTTCGATCTTCTCCGCGGTCGCATCGGGGGTTACGATCTTCTGGTCGTTTGCCGGGATCTCGCGGGCAATTCCCCCCGACTCTTCCACTGCAAGGAATTCAGTGTAATGCGAGAGCGAGGTCAGAAGGACAGGATCGCCTTTCTGTACATACGTGTGTGCAACTGCCTGGAATCCCCGGCGGGCCCCGGGCACGGTGCGGACTGCATCCATGTTCAGCCATGCTGCAACATCTTTGTGGAACTCCGCGATAGGTGGCTTACTGATATAATCGAGCCGGTTGGGCTTGCGGCAGTTGTCGCAGACCGAGTACCCGTCTCCGTACGCAATGACCGCTTTCATCGCATCGGCTGTGAGCCGGCCGCCGGCCTGGATGGGATCGATATTGATGAAAAGTTCGTCAACCTGCCGTGCCTCGATCCCGTTCCCGCACCTCATTTCAGCATCTCCTGTTTGAGCGAGGCTACCTGTCGCTCAAGGTTCTCAAGAAGCCGTAGAGCCTCCGCTTTCTGTCGGGCATCGAGCAGGTGGGCCGGTGCAGTCTCGCGCAAAAGCACCCGGAGATCGGTAAGAGTATAGATTGCCTGGAACGTCATATCGACAGCACGTTTCGACATAATATCACTCTACTCATTGGGGTTTTACATGAATTAATTACACGCTTGTATCGGATTCGGGAGAATCGGGGTACCGCTGCCGGATATCTCCTTTCGGTCGTATCATTGTTACCCGCATCCGTGCGGTTGCACTTATAATACCGGAGTATTGGTGAACCGGTACGTACCCACAGGAATTGATATCTCAAACCGAGCACCCTGGCCCGGTTTGCCCGTCTCCCGTATGCTTATGCCGGTGATGGCCAGGATCTCCCGGGCAAGGAAGAGCCCAAGACCGGTATTTCTCCCGGCGCCG from uncultured Methanoregula sp. harbors:
- the thiI gene encoding tRNA uracil 4-sulfurtransferase ThiI, whose translation is MFSGKNDQCEKEEPSRVVMARYGELFLKSEPVKHHFIGILLRNIKHALSSSGISCRYETPRGRILIHTDDPDRAADIVSKIFGIVDVSVCYMTGSRFEDISGGAVGLAREHLRPGKTFAVRAKRQQKTGPDSQELGARIGSDIFEAIPDLTVDLGNPDYEIFVEVRDFGGLVYDARIKGPGGLPWGTQGRALVLLSSGIDSPVASWLMMKRGCEITHLYLDAGRWAGADVTEAAIDNHRKLSLWCPGNPLPMVIAKNEQLFDEMSRLKVPPRYRCVICKRFMQRVAGALMAKEGAQAIVTGENLGQVASQTLANLSVISDAVTVPVLRPLITYDKEETITLARRIGTFDAKPGDLACRAVPKMPATAAVVEDVRTYEEQLAIGDLVNLACSDLRFVTALNGSIP
- the pap gene encoding polyphosphate:AMP phosphotransferase, which gives rise to MLEKLDLSKAANESTYEKSLEDLKERMGILQRTLRDRNIPTIIVIEGWNAAGITMAVHEIIQALDPRGFALHAIEKPTEEERAHQFLWRFWLRTPPRGRIAIFARSWYSRAISEELQKHTWQKSLKGRAKQINSFERLLYDNGTILIKFFLHISKEEQKLRLEERERNPLTAWLVTPSIWNVHRHYDDSLPLIDEFIEKTESENAPWTLVEATDRRYAILKIFSTLVKNLEKNIDTATDAKPRKGRQKEPAKPKKTLVERRASPGEEYTKDECHQMLSNLQIEMLELHYLLFKRKIPLMIAYEGWDAAGKGGNITRVTRYMNPLGYYVVPISAPTGYEQQYHYLRRFIKHFPTGGDIAIFDRSWYGRVLVERVEGYCSETDWQRAYQEINEMEEDFIYSSGGGIVKFWLEISKDEQLKRFQQRADDPLKTYKITDEDWRNREKWDQYEEAVDEMLARTSTEAAPWTVVESNDKGFARVKALRTIIRTAQDLL
- the pscS gene encoding O-phospho-L-seryl-tRNA:Cys-tRNA synthase; translation: MRCGNGIEARQVDELFINIDPIQAGGRLTADAMKAVIAYGDGYSVCDNCRKPNRLDYISKPPIAEFHKDVAAWLNMDAVRTVPGARRGFQAVAHTYVQKGDPVLLTSLSHYTEFLAVEESGGIAREIPANDQKIVTPDATAEKIEAIKKEFGRAPVLAFIDHVDYQYGNMHDVAKIAKVAHQYDIPVVYNGAYTVGILPVNGKDLGVDFVVGSGHKSMAAPAPSGILAATAEREKEVFRTTAIVGDVTNRKFGIKEPEMMGCTLMGVTLVGMMASFPHVKERVKHFDKELANHQIVMDALLSIEGTKCLSEYPRKHTMTRINTIESFDKIAETHKKRGYYLQSALEEKGITGVIPGATKVWKFNTYGTTRKQAEYLGNAFVEIARENNLPVA